The following proteins are encoded in a genomic region of Oncorhynchus keta strain PuntledgeMale-10-30-2019 chromosome 6, Oket_V2, whole genome shotgun sequence:
- the LOC118385056 gene encoding uncharacterized protein LOC118385056 isoform X9, whose translation MFSGDEDNPDKAPAMWCGGVRCVRMQCFTRTMARASDLQHMGTRRHPTLLRISLLVLLLHVARGDASVETISVLMSNASSTPPPTSLTTPHPSPLHTASSNMTNEPMASTMPSPSTILHSTSPIITSTTNMTSKNATSPGPSTPLPITVTSNATTESAEVHCNFSQLCANQSVYYWMVLAVDVTGDLKNESDISGWFRALFHSVLDSCEPSNPEQANGTNLTDTLPTTSVSPTYPTPYNMTTWLYNFTTTTLSQNFTNFTTTTPSQTFTNFTTTTLSQNFTNFTTTTPSQNFTNFTTTTLSQNFTNFTTTTPSQNFTNFNMTTRSQDFTNFNMTTLTTNMTTLLYNSTPPHNRSMSAPPYNHSMTTLSSSWPHSTTSEEHEGGNMTAASLFQDIEVTCVNKTGIRRTNCTVLLRTRKPTFPCCLQRALVLGQENSSIQTHIVGNRVERVGKGLCAGQLPPSNGFAKCTGFLNGTLPLPNTCHTPGPVNISCGHAGTVYVPLGNQTQMDCGMPPKPPIDSEIVCNCSSYCYGTGKYIIYNCSSYCHGTGKYNIYNYSSYCYGTGKYNIYNYSSYCYGTGKYNIYNYSSYCYGTGKYNIYNYSSYCYGTGKYNIYNYSSYCYGTGKYNIYNYSSYCYGTGKYNIYNYSSYCYGTGKYNIYNYSSYCYGTGKYNIYNYSSYCYGTAAYYTLGIQIKDPTMNISKIFYMIDQLKTPPPCNNSSETHPPCPLPIISTIYQDAHVECNGANTNLQSCRVIVRLNRSVPICAVSTALMTVFNDKHGIGYNGTVTRAAICGYPGSSGGLLNSTFTWESINLNTTLFCEAEKTTVIVSCKQGKNVCVLLNEMCDPMPPSTSPSPMANTTLPATTILPPPPNVTIHLNTPYVPLNTTLAPLNTTSKAPNTTPTAPNTTIAMTTRGNTTTNSSTPIIPPVNPTTASPKYTTTAVTTTPYVPLNTTLAPLNTTSKAPNTTPSAPNTTIAMTTQGNTTTNSSTPIIPPVNPTTASPKYTTTAVTTTPYVPLNTTLAPLNTTSKAPNTTPSAPNTTIAMTTQGNTTTNSSTPIIPPVNPTTASPKYTTTAVTTTTAAPNTTAASSEEQANQLLDLTSNVSKLNSSQVDQLVSQLEALLAGPNVSLGLGKTSVKIVSNLLGASSDTLASSSTKIIGIVDTVGLKLVVQQEATILTKSVAVAIKTVDGTNFQQTSFSIPDPNNVQIRGDGRARRSVRTEASSLPQGSVTFPSSLTANLSHEQQLQASRLQFNFYQKATVFQDRALGDSRLYSGILGASVANLSIKSLQQDVVITLRNTEPVPANVVVSCVFWDFGLNDGSGGWNRKGCSVRNSTENETVCACNHLTSFGVLLDISRTGITNHLQATILTYITYIGCGISAIFLSVTLLTYLAFGKLRKDIPSKILIQLCVALLFLNLVFLVDAWLALYPDAVGLCISTAWFLHYFLLASFTWMGLEAVHMYLALVKVFNTYIKRYMLKFSLVGWGVPLLVVIVVIAVDKNNYGLVSYGKYSDNSPTDDFCWLKNNIAFYVSVVAYFCVIFLLNLSMFVMVMVQLCRIKSQNPHNMRHRNGLQDLRSVVGITLLLGLTWGFAFFAWGPVNLAFMYLFAIFNSFQGFFIFVFHCAVKENVRRQWRTYLCCGRLRLAENSDWSRTATQKTEKKSLSVTRATSFRSGNSSQFNHTSSSSFLTGDSPERPSGATGSLFDDRTITALEELNSDVVLNEVNSQFRTQS comes from the exons ATGTTTTCTGGAGATGAGGACAACCCCGACAAGGCGCcagctatgtggtgtggtggagtGCGCTGTGTCCGTATGCAGTGTTTCACCAG AACGATGGCCAGAGCCTCTGATCTCCAACACATGGGAACTAGGAGACATCCAACCCTGCTCCGGATATCCCTGCTGGTCCTTCTTCTCCATGTAGCCAGAG GAGATGCCTCTGTAGAAACAATCTCGGTGCTCATGTCTAATGCATCCTCGACCCCACCCCCCACATCCCTCACAACCCCTCACCCATCACCACTGCACACTGCCTCATCCAACATGACTAATGAACCAATGGCATCCACCATGCCATCTCCATCCACTATTCTGCACTCGACTTCGCCCATCATAACGTCCACTACCAACA TGACCTCTAAAAATGCCACATCTCCAGGACCCTCCACTCCTTTGCCAATAACAGTCACCTCTAATGCCACTACGG agTCAGCAGAGGTGCATTGTAACTTCTCACAGCTCTGTGCCAATCAGT CTGTGTACTACTGGATGGTCCTTGCGGTGGATGTGACTGGAGATCTGAAGAATGAATCAGACATCAGTGGCTGG TTCAGGGCTTTATTTCATTCTGTCTTGGACTCCTGTGAGCCCTCCAACCCTGAACAAGCAAATGGCACAAATTTGACTGACACACTGCCAACTACCTCTGTCAGTCCAACATATCCCACCCcctacaacatgacaacatggttaTACAACTTCACCACGACAACACTATCCCAGAACTTCACCAACTTCACCACGACAACACCATCCCAGACCTTCACCAACTTCACCACGACAACACTATCCCAGAACTTCACCAACTTCACCACGACAACACCATCCCAGAACTTCACCAACTTCACCACGACAACACTATCCCAGAACTTCACCAACTTCACCACGACAACACCATCCCAGAACTTCACCAACTTCAACATGACAACACGATCCCAGGACTTCACCAACTTCAACATGACAACATTGACAACTAACATGACAACTTTGCTTTACAATAGTACTCCCCCACACAACCGTAGCATGTCCGCCCCACCCTACAACCATAGCATGACAACTCTGTCTTCCAGCTGGCCCCATAGCACCACAAG TGAGGAGCATGAAGGTGGAAATATGACTGCTGCCAGCCTGTTTCAA GACATTGAGGTGACGTGTGTCAATAAAACAGGGATCAG GAGGACTAACTGCACTGTGCTGCTGAGGACGAGGAAGCCAACGTTTCCCTGTTGTTTACAGCGAGCCCTGGTGCTGGGTCAGGAGAACAGCTCCATACAAACCCATATAGTGGGAaatagagtggagagagtgg GTAAGGGTCTGTGTGCAGGCCAATTGCCTCCAAGTAATGGTTTTGCAAAGTGCACCGGCTTCCTGAATGGCACTCTCCCTCTTCCAAACACGTGTCACACTCCAGGGCCTGTCAATATCTCATG TGGACATGCAGGGACTGTTTACGTACCACTTGGAAATCAAACCCAAATGGACTGTGGTATGCCCCCTAAACCTCCCATCG ATTCGGAGATTGTCTGCAACTGCTCCTCTTACTGCTATGGTACAG GtaaatacattatatacaactgCTCCTCTTACTGCCATGGTACAG GTAAATACAATATTTACAACTACTCCTCTTACTGCTATGGTACAG GTAAATACAATATTTACAACTACTCCTCTTACTGCTATGGTACAGGTAAATACAATATTTACAACTACTCCTCTTACTGCTATGGTACAGGTAAATACAATATTTACAACTACTCCTCTTACTGCTATGGTACAG GTAAATACAATATTTACAACTACTCCTCTTACTGCTATGGTACAGGTAAATACAATATTTACAACTACTCCTCTTACTGCTATGGTACAGGTAAATACAATATTTACAACTACTCCTCTTACTGCTATGGTACAGGTAAATACAATATTTACAACTACTCCTCTTACTGCTATGGTACAG GTAAATACAATATTTACAACTACTCCTCTTACTGCTATGGTACAG ctGCATACTATACTTTGGGCATACAGATCAAAGATCCCACTATGAATATTTCAAAAATCTTCTATATG ATTGATCAGCTAAAAACTCCTCCACCCTGCAACAACTCCTCAGAGACACA TCCTCCCTGTCCCTTGCCCATCATATCAACTATCTACCAG GATGCTCATGTGGAATGCAATGGCGCAAATACCAA TCTCCAAAGCTGCAGGGTTATCGTGCGCCTCAACCGTTCGGTGCCTATATGTGCAGTCAGTACTGCATTGATGACTGTGTTCAATGACAAGCATGGTATTGGCTATAATGGAACGGTGACCCGAGCAG CCATTTGTGGCTACCCAGGATCCAGTGGCGGTCTATTGAATTCAACCTTCACTTGGGAGAGTATCAACCTCAACACCACTTTGTTCTGTGAGGCTGAAAAGACCACTGTCATTGTCAGCTG CAAACAAGggaaaaatgtgtgtgtgctcctgaATGAAATGTGCGACCCCATGCCTCCTTCTACATCGCCCAGCCCAATGGCCAACACCACTTTACCTGCAACAACAATACTGCCTCCTCCACCCAATGTCACTATACACCTAAACACCCCCTACGTCCCATTGAACACAACATTAGCTCCACTAAACACCACTTCTAAAGCTCCAAATACTACACCAACAGCTCCAAATACAACCATCGCCATGACAACCCGGGGTAATACCACTACAAACTCATCAACACCCATCATTCCACCAGTGAATCCCACAACAGCTTCCCCAAAGTACACCACGACAGCTGTTACAACAACCCCCTACGTCCCATTGAACACAACATTAGCTCCACTAAACACCACTTCTAAAGCTCCAAATACTACACCATCAGCTCCAAATACAACCATCGCCATGACAACCCAGGGTAATACCACTACAAACTCATCAACACCCATCATTCCACCAGTGAATCCCACAACAGCTTCCCCAAAGTACACCACGACAGCTGTTACAACAACCCCCTACGTCCCATTGAACACAACATTAGCTCCACTAAACACCACTTCTAAAGCTCCAAATACTACACCATCAGCTCCAAATACAACCATCGCCATGACAACCCAGGGTAATACCACTACAAACTCATCAACACCCATCATTCCACCAGTGAATCCCACAACAGCTTCCCCAAAGTACACCACGACAGCTGTTACAACAACCACCGCAG CGCCCAACACCACAGCAGCTAGTAGTGAAGAGCAGGCCAATCAGCTGCTGGATCTGACTAGTAACGTGTCCAAGCTCAACTCCTCCCAGGTGGACCAGCTGGTGTCCCAGCTAGAGGCCCTGCTGGCCGGACCCAATGTCAGCCTGGGTCTGGGGAAAACCTCTGTCAAAATCGTTAGCAACCTGCTGGGTGCCTCCTCTGACACGCtggcctcctcctccaccaa GATCATTGGGATTGTTGATACGGTGGGCCTGAAGCTGGTCGTTCAGCAAGAGGCTACGATTTTAACCAAGTCGGTTGCTGTCGCTATCAAAACAGTGGACGGCACTAATTTCCAGCAAACATCTTTCTCCATCCCGGACCCCAACAATGTGCAG ATCCGTGGAGATGGCAGAGCCAGGAGAAGTGTGAGAACAGAGGCGTCCTCCCTTCCCCAGGGCTCCGTCacgttcccctcctccctcacagCGAACCTCTcccatgagcagcagctacaagCATCCAGACTCCAGTTCAACTTCTACcagaaggccactgtgttccag GACCGAGCCCTGGGAGACAGCAGGCTGTACAGTGGGATACTGGGAGCCAGTGTGGCCAACCTGTCAATCAAATCTCTGCAGCAGGACGTGGTGATCACCCTGAGAAACACTGAGCCCGTCCCA GCAAATGTCGTGGTTTCATGTGTTTTCTGGGACTTTGGCTTGAATG ATGGCTCAGGAGGCTGGAACCGAAAAGGCTGCTCTGTCAGGAACAGCACAGAAAATGAGACTGTCTGTGCCTGTAACCATCTCACCAGCTTCGGTGTGCTACTG GACATCTCCAGAACGGGCATAACCAATCATCTCCAGGCCACAATCCTCACCTACATCACCTACATCGGCTGTGGTATCTCCGCCATCTTCCTCTCCGTCACTCTGCTCACCTACCTGGCCTTTGG GAAACTGCGTAAGGACATCCCATCTAAGATCCTGATCCAGCTGTGTGTGGCTCTGTTGTTTTTAAACCTGGTGTTCCTGGTGGATGCCTGGCTGGCCCTCTACCCTGACGCTGTGGGCCTGTGCATCTCCACCGCCTGGTTCCTGCACTACTTCCTGCTGGCTTCTTTCACCTGGATGGGCCTGGAGGCCGTCCACATGTACCTGGCCCTCGTCAAGGTCTTCAACACATACATAAAACGCTACATGCTCAAGTTCTCTCTCGTCGGCTGGG GCGTCCCACTCCTTGTGGTCATCGTCGTTATTGCTGTTGATAAGAACAATTACGGCCTCGTTAGctacggaaagtattcagataaCTCCCCTACAGATGACTT CTGCTGGCTGAAGAACAACATTGCCTTCTACGTATCTGTGGTGGCCTACTTCTGTGTCATCTTCCTGTTGAACCTCAGCATGTTTGTGATGGTGATGGTTCAGCTGTGTCGGATAAAGAGTcagaacccccacaacatgaggcACCGTAACGGGCTGCAGGACCTGCGCAGTGTGGTTGGGATCACCCTACTCCTGGGCCTCACCTGGGGCTTTGCCTTCTTTGCCTGGGGGCCTGTCAACCTGGCCTTCATGTACCTCTTCGCCATCTTCAACTCCTTTCAAG
- the LOC118385056 gene encoding uncharacterized protein LOC118385056 isoform X23, with translation MFSGDEDNPDKAPAMWCGGVRCVRMQCFTRTMARASDLQHMGTRRHPTLLRISLLVLLLHVARGDASVETISVLMSNASSTPPPTSLTTPHPSPLHTASSNMTNEPMASTMPSPSTILHSTSPIITSTTNMTSKNATSPGPSTPLPITVTSNATTESAEVHCNFSQLCANQSVYYWMVLAVDVTGDLKNESDISGWFRALFHSVLDSCEPSNPEQANGTNLTDTLPTTSVSPTYPTPYNMTTWLYNFTTTTLSQNFTNFTTTTPSQTFTNFTTTTLSQNFTNFTTTTPSQNFTNFTTTTLSQNFTNFTTTTPSQNFTNFNMTTRSQDFTNFNMTTLTTNMTTLLYNSTPPHNRSMSAPPYNHSMTTLSSSWPHSTTSEEHEGGNMTAASLFQDIEVTCVNKTGIRRTNCTVLLRTRKPTFPCCLQRALVLGQENSSIQTHIVGNRVERVGKGLCAGQLPPSNGFAKCTGFLNGTLPLPNTCHTPGPVNISCGHAGTVYVPLGNQTQMDCGMPPKPPIDSEIVCNCSSYCYGTGKYIIYNCSSYCHGTGKYNIYNYSSYYYGTGKYNIYNYSSYCYGTGKYNIYNYSSYCYGTGKYNIYNYSSYCYGTGKYNIYNYSSYCYGTGKYNIYNYSSYCYGTAAYYTLGIQIKDPTMNISKIFYMIDQLKTPPPCNNSSETHPPCPLPIISTIYQDAHVECNGANTNLQSCRVIVRLNRSVPICAVSTALMTVFNDKHGIGYNGTVTRAAICGYPGSSGGLLNSTFTWESINLNTTLFCEAEKTTVIVSCKQGKNVCVLLNEMCDPMPPSTSPSPMANTTLPATTILPPPPNVTIHLNTPYVPLNTTLAPLNTTSKAPNTTPTAPNTTIAMTTRGNTTTNSSTPIIPPVNPTTASPKYTTTAVTTTPYVPLNTTLAPLNTTSKAPNTTPSAPNTTIAMTTQGNTTTNSSTPIIPPVNPTTASPKYTTTAVTTTPYVPLNTTLAPLNTTSKAPNTTPSAPNTTIAMTTQGNTTTNSSTPIIPPVNPTTASPKYTTTAVTTTTAAPNTTAASSEEQANQLLDLTSNVSKLNSSQVDQLVSQLEALLAGPNVSLGLGKTSVKIVSNLLGASSDTLASSSTKIIGIVDTVGLKLVVQQEATILTKSVAVAIKTVDGTNFQQTSFSIPDPNNVQIRGDGRARRSVRTEASSLPQGSVTFPSSLTANLSHEQQLQASRLQFNFYQKATVFQDRALGDSRLYSGILGASVANLSIKSLQQDVVITLRNTEPVPANVVVSCVFWDFGLNDGSGGWNRKGCSVRNSTENETVCACNHLTSFGVLLDISRTGITNHLQATILTYITYIGCGISAIFLSVTLLTYLAFGKLRKDIPSKILIQLCVALLFLNLVFLVDAWLALYPDAVGLCISTAWFLHYFLLASFTWMGLEAVHMYLALVKVFNTYIKRYMLKFSLVGWGVPLLVVIVVIAVDKNNYGLVSYGKYSDNSPTDDFCWLKNNIAFYVSVVAYFCVIFLLNLSMFVMVMVQLCRIKSQNPHNMRHRNGLQDLRSVVGITLLLGLTWGFAFFAWGPVNLAFMYLFAIFNSFQGFFIFVFHCAVKENVRRQWRTYLCCGRLRLAENSDWSRTATQKTEKKSLSVTRATSFRSGNSSQFNHTSSSSFLTGDSPERPSGATGSLFDDRTITALEELNSDVVLNEVNSQFRTQS, from the exons ATGTTTTCTGGAGATGAGGACAACCCCGACAAGGCGCcagctatgtggtgtggtggagtGCGCTGTGTCCGTATGCAGTGTTTCACCAG AACGATGGCCAGAGCCTCTGATCTCCAACACATGGGAACTAGGAGACATCCAACCCTGCTCCGGATATCCCTGCTGGTCCTTCTTCTCCATGTAGCCAGAG GAGATGCCTCTGTAGAAACAATCTCGGTGCTCATGTCTAATGCATCCTCGACCCCACCCCCCACATCCCTCACAACCCCTCACCCATCACCACTGCACACTGCCTCATCCAACATGACTAATGAACCAATGGCATCCACCATGCCATCTCCATCCACTATTCTGCACTCGACTTCGCCCATCATAACGTCCACTACCAACA TGACCTCTAAAAATGCCACATCTCCAGGACCCTCCACTCCTTTGCCAATAACAGTCACCTCTAATGCCACTACGG agTCAGCAGAGGTGCATTGTAACTTCTCACAGCTCTGTGCCAATCAGT CTGTGTACTACTGGATGGTCCTTGCGGTGGATGTGACTGGAGATCTGAAGAATGAATCAGACATCAGTGGCTGG TTCAGGGCTTTATTTCATTCTGTCTTGGACTCCTGTGAGCCCTCCAACCCTGAACAAGCAAATGGCACAAATTTGACTGACACACTGCCAACTACCTCTGTCAGTCCAACATATCCCACCCcctacaacatgacaacatggttaTACAACTTCACCACGACAACACTATCCCAGAACTTCACCAACTTCACCACGACAACACCATCCCAGACCTTCACCAACTTCACCACGACAACACTATCCCAGAACTTCACCAACTTCACCACGACAACACCATCCCAGAACTTCACCAACTTCACCACGACAACACTATCCCAGAACTTCACCAACTTCACCACGACAACACCATCCCAGAACTTCACCAACTTCAACATGACAACACGATCCCAGGACTTCACCAACTTCAACATGACAACATTGACAACTAACATGACAACTTTGCTTTACAATAGTACTCCCCCACACAACCGTAGCATGTCCGCCCCACCCTACAACCATAGCATGACAACTCTGTCTTCCAGCTGGCCCCATAGCACCACAAG TGAGGAGCATGAAGGTGGAAATATGACTGCTGCCAGCCTGTTTCAA GACATTGAGGTGACGTGTGTCAATAAAACAGGGATCAG GAGGACTAACTGCACTGTGCTGCTGAGGACGAGGAAGCCAACGTTTCCCTGTTGTTTACAGCGAGCCCTGGTGCTGGGTCAGGAGAACAGCTCCATACAAACCCATATAGTGGGAaatagagtggagagagtgg GTAAGGGTCTGTGTGCAGGCCAATTGCCTCCAAGTAATGGTTTTGCAAAGTGCACCGGCTTCCTGAATGGCACTCTCCCTCTTCCAAACACGTGTCACACTCCAGGGCCTGTCAATATCTCATG TGGACATGCAGGGACTGTTTACGTACCACTTGGAAATCAAACCCAAATGGACTGTGGTATGCCCCCTAAACCTCCCATCG ATTCGGAGATTGTCTGCAACTGCTCCTCTTACTGCTATGGTACAG GtaaatacattatatacaactgCTCCTCTTACTGCCATGGTACAGGTAAATACAATATTTACAACTACTCCTCTTACTACTATGGTACAGGTAAATACAATATTTACAACTACTCCTCTTACTGCTATGGTACAG GTAAATACAATATTTACAACTACTCCTCTTACTGCTATGGTACAGGTAAATACAATATTTACAACTACTCCTCTTACTGCTATGGTACAGGTAAATACAATATTTACAACTACTCCTCTTACTGCTATGGTACAG GTAAATACAATATTTACAACTACTCCTCTTACTGCTATGGTACAG ctGCATACTATACTTTGGGCATACAGATCAAAGATCCCACTATGAATATTTCAAAAATCTTCTATATG ATTGATCAGCTAAAAACTCCTCCACCCTGCAACAACTCCTCAGAGACACA TCCTCCCTGTCCCTTGCCCATCATATCAACTATCTACCAG GATGCTCATGTGGAATGCAATGGCGCAAATACCAA TCTCCAAAGCTGCAGGGTTATCGTGCGCCTCAACCGTTCGGTGCCTATATGTGCAGTCAGTACTGCATTGATGACTGTGTTCAATGACAAGCATGGTATTGGCTATAATGGAACGGTGACCCGAGCAG CCATTTGTGGCTACCCAGGATCCAGTGGCGGTCTATTGAATTCAACCTTCACTTGGGAGAGTATCAACCTCAACACCACTTTGTTCTGTGAGGCTGAAAAGACCACTGTCATTGTCAGCTG CAAACAAGggaaaaatgtgtgtgtgctcctgaATGAAATGTGCGACCCCATGCCTCCTTCTACATCGCCCAGCCCAATGGCCAACACCACTTTACCTGCAACAACAATACTGCCTCCTCCACCCAATGTCACTATACACCTAAACACCCCCTACGTCCCATTGAACACAACATTAGCTCCACTAAACACCACTTCTAAAGCTCCAAATACTACACCAACAGCTCCAAATACAACCATCGCCATGACAACCCGGGGTAATACCACTACAAACTCATCAACACCCATCATTCCACCAGTGAATCCCACAACAGCTTCCCCAAAGTACACCACGACAGCTGTTACAACAACCCCCTACGTCCCATTGAACACAACATTAGCTCCACTAAACACCACTTCTAAAGCTCCAAATACTACACCATCAGCTCCAAATACAACCATCGCCATGACAACCCAGGGTAATACCACTACAAACTCATCAACACCCATCATTCCACCAGTGAATCCCACAACAGCTTCCCCAAAGTACACCACGACAGCTGTTACAACAACCCCCTACGTCCCATTGAACACAACATTAGCTCCACTAAACACCACTTCTAAAGCTCCAAATACTACACCATCAGCTCCAAATACAACCATCGCCATGACAACCCAGGGTAATACCACTACAAACTCATCAACACCCATCATTCCACCAGTGAATCCCACAACAGCTTCCCCAAAGTACACCACGACAGCTGTTACAACAACCACCGCAG CGCCCAACACCACAGCAGCTAGTAGTGAAGAGCAGGCCAATCAGCTGCTGGATCTGACTAGTAACGTGTCCAAGCTCAACTCCTCCCAGGTGGACCAGCTGGTGTCCCAGCTAGAGGCCCTGCTGGCCGGACCCAATGTCAGCCTGGGTCTGGGGAAAACCTCTGTCAAAATCGTTAGCAACCTGCTGGGTGCCTCCTCTGACACGCtggcctcctcctccaccaa GATCATTGGGATTGTTGATACGGTGGGCCTGAAGCTGGTCGTTCAGCAAGAGGCTACGATTTTAACCAAGTCGGTTGCTGTCGCTATCAAAACAGTGGACGGCACTAATTTCCAGCAAACATCTTTCTCCATCCCGGACCCCAACAATGTGCAG ATCCGTGGAGATGGCAGAGCCAGGAGAAGTGTGAGAACAGAGGCGTCCTCCCTTCCCCAGGGCTCCGTCacgttcccctcctccctcacagCGAACCTCTcccatgagcagcagctacaagCATCCAGACTCCAGTTCAACTTCTACcagaaggccactgtgttccag GACCGAGCCCTGGGAGACAGCAGGCTGTACAGTGGGATACTGGGAGCCAGTGTGGCCAACCTGTCAATCAAATCTCTGCAGCAGGACGTGGTGATCACCCTGAGAAACACTGAGCCCGTCCCA GCAAATGTCGTGGTTTCATGTGTTTTCTGGGACTTTGGCTTGAATG ATGGCTCAGGAGGCTGGAACCGAAAAGGCTGCTCTGTCAGGAACAGCACAGAAAATGAGACTGTCTGTGCCTGTAACCATCTCACCAGCTTCGGTGTGCTACTG GACATCTCCAGAACGGGCATAACCAATCATCTCCAGGCCACAATCCTCACCTACATCACCTACATCGGCTGTGGTATCTCCGCCATCTTCCTCTCCGTCACTCTGCTCACCTACCTGGCCTTTGG GAAACTGCGTAAGGACATCCCATCTAAGATCCTGATCCAGCTGTGTGTGGCTCTGTTGTTTTTAAACCTGGTGTTCCTGGTGGATGCCTGGCTGGCCCTCTACCCTGACGCTGTGGGCCTGTGCATCTCCACCGCCTGGTTCCTGCACTACTTCCTGCTGGCTTCTTTCACCTGGATGGGCCTGGAGGCCGTCCACATGTACCTGGCCCTCGTCAAGGTCTTCAACACATACATAAAACGCTACATGCTCAAGTTCTCTCTCGTCGGCTGGG GCGTCCCACTCCTTGTGGTCATCGTCGTTATTGCTGTTGATAAGAACAATTACGGCCTCGTTAGctacggaaagtattcagataaCTCCCCTACAGATGACTT CTGCTGGCTGAAGAACAACATTGCCTTCTACGTATCTGTGGTGGCCTACTTCTGTGTCATCTTCCTGTTGAACCTCAGCATGTTTGTGATGGTGATGGTTCAGCTGTGTCGGATAAAGAGTcagaacccccacaacatgaggcACCGTAACGGGCTGCAGGACCTGCGCAGTGTGGTTGGGATCACCCTACTCCTGGGCCTCACCTGGGGCTTTGCCTTCTTTGCCTGGGGGCCTGTCAACCTGGCCTTCATGTACCTCTTCGCCATCTTCAACTCCTTTCAAG